From one Luteipulveratus mongoliensis genomic stretch:
- a CDS encoding type IV toxin-antitoxin system AbiEi family antitoxin domain-containing protein yields the protein MSAVLEVSDLAASQWGLLTAAQAHAAGISRMALTRMVDEGILERPRHGIYRLAGSPAHRFDSLRAAWLSLDRRPLLASERVLGSSPPAVVSHRSAALLLDMGDIDADIHEFSVATRKQTRQPDVRLHRAQLDLERWTVVDGLPVTTPVHTVVDLARGRLDGGHLATVVRDATTSHGVHPDDLAEALRPYAHYYSAPAGDGNALVARLLQEAGIPDALDRTVRLAGASAGLEELQRAVDSLQLDVPRAALEPWLAASAQLSASPALQQATSPRAIENLRRALAVLVDEQVPPAYLESLRPALKALAEQAAATAVRPR from the coding sequence ATGTCGGCCGTGCTTGAGGTGAGTGATCTTGCTGCGAGTCAATGGGGCCTGCTCACCGCTGCGCAGGCACATGCCGCCGGGATCTCTCGGATGGCTCTGACGCGCATGGTCGATGAGGGGATTCTGGAGCGTCCTCGTCATGGCATCTACCGTCTCGCTGGCTCTCCGGCGCACCGGTTCGACTCCCTCAGGGCGGCATGGCTCAGTCTGGATCGTCGCCCCCTGCTCGCATCCGAGCGTGTCCTTGGCTCATCGCCGCCGGCGGTGGTTTCTCACCGCTCTGCTGCGCTGCTGCTGGACATGGGCGATATCGACGCCGATATCCATGAGTTCAGCGTCGCTACCCGGAAACAGACACGGCAGCCGGATGTGCGGCTGCACCGAGCTCAGCTGGACCTCGAGCGCTGGACCGTCGTGGACGGTCTGCCTGTGACCACACCGGTGCATACCGTCGTCGATCTGGCCCGTGGCCGCCTCGATGGTGGCCACCTCGCAACGGTCGTACGCGACGCCACGACCAGTCACGGCGTCCACCCGGACGATCTCGCCGAGGCGCTGCGCCCGTACGCGCACTACTACTCCGCCCCCGCCGGCGACGGCAACGCCCTGGTCGCCCGGCTTCTGCAGGAGGCGGGCATCCCTGATGCTCTCGACCGCACCGTCCGCCTCGCTGGGGCATCCGCCGGGCTCGAGGAGCTGCAGCGGGCTGTAGACAGTCTGCAACTAGATGTTCCGAGGGCAGCACTGGAGCCTTGGCTTGCAGCTAGTGCACAGCTGTCCGCGTCGCCAGCGCTGCAGCAGGCCACTAGCCCGCGCGCCATCGAGAATCTGCGCCGGGCCCTGGCTGTTCTGGTCGATGAACAGGTGCCGCCGGCGTACCTGGAATCGCTCCGTCCGGCGCTCAAGGCCCTGGCTGAGCAAGCAGCGGCCACGGCCGTGCGCCCGCGATGA